GAGCTTCGCCCCCTTGCGCTCGCGCAGAAAATGCCATGGCACGATGTTGGAGTGATGCTCCATCACCGTCAGCACGATCTCGTCGCCCTCGCCGATGTCGTCGGCAAGACCATAGGACACGAGGTTGATCGATTCCGTCGCCGAGCGGGTGAAGACGATCTCGTCCGCGTGCCCGGCGTTCAGGAAGCGGCGAACCTTTTCGCGGGACAGTTCGAACGCGTCCGTCGCCTTGTTCGACAGAAAGTGCAGACCGCGGTGAACATTCGCATAGGAATGGGCATAGGTGTCCTGGATCACGTCCAGCACCTGCTGCGGCTTCTGAGCCGATGCGCCATTGTCGAGATAGACGAGCGGCTTGCCGTGCACCACCGTCTCGAGGATCGGGAAATCCCGGCGTATCGCCTCGACGTCGTACCGGGCGCGTTTATCCAGTTCGATGACCATCGGCCAATACGTCCTTCTGTTTCGAGCAAGGACGGCGCGGCGGTCATGCGCCGCCGCGCCGCCGGCTCAATGGGTGGCCAGCCAATGGTCGATGCGCGCTTCCAGCGCCACGACCGCGTCCTCGTGCTCGATCTCTTCCACGACCTCGTCGACGAAAGCCTTGACCAGGAGGGCCCGCGCCTCGCGCTCGGGAATGCCGCGCGACATGAGGTAGAAGAGATGGTTGGCGTCGATTTCGCCGGCCGTTGCGCCATGTCCGCACTGGACGTCGTCGGCGAAGATCTCCAGCTCGGGCTTGGCGAAGAAATCGCCATCGTCGGACAGGAGCAGCGAGTTGCAGGCCAGCCGCGCGTCGGTCTTCTGCGCGCCCTTGGCAACCTTGATCATGCCCTGGAAAACGCCCTGCCCGCCCATGACCACGTTACGGAAGATTTCGGTCGCAGTCGTATGGGCGACGCTGTGCGTCAGCGTCGTGGTGACATCCACATGCTGCCCCTCGGCAAGCAGGTTGACGCCGCGGATCTGGATATCGGCACCCTCGCCGACCGTCTCGCAGTGCACTTCCTGACGCACCAGCGCACCGCCTGCATTGAGAACGAACATCCGCAGCCTGGAGTTGGCGCCCAGCCTGACCGTTAGCTGCCCCAGATGCGTTTCGCTGCTGCCCTTCTCCTGATCGACGATCCAGAGAATATCGGCATCGTCGCCCAGGTCGACTTCACCGACCAGCGTGGACAGCGAACCCGGCCCGGATGGCGACACACGCTCGACGAAGGTGGCGCGCGCGCCCTTGCCCACCGTTACCCGGGCGAAGGCCTGCGCACCCGCGGCGCCGGGCGCCGCACGAAGCTCGATCGCGTCGGTCAGGTTGGCGCCGGCCGCGATGTCGACCTGCGTCCCGGTTGCGCCGAGAGCCGCGTTGAGAACGCGGATCGTGTCGTGGGGACGGTCGAGATGGTTGAGCGCGCGGTTCCATTCGGGGATACGAGCCGACGGCGCTACGGACAGCCCCTCGCGCGAGATCGTTTCAGCCGAGCCGGCCTCCACCACCACGCTGTGCGGAAGCAGAGGTGCCAGGATGCTTTCGATGTCGCTGCCCGCCGGCGCGCCGGCCTGCATGGCCCGGTCCAGCAGAACCCGGAGGTCGGTATAGTGCCATGCCTCCACGCGGCGGCTCGGCAGGCCCGCCTCGCGCAGCGCCGCCAGGGCCTCGCGCTGGCCCGTGCCTGCCTCCGCGCGCTCGATCAGCCGCAGTTCCGCGGGTGTCTTCTTCGTGGCTATCGGTGCCGACATGCTCAAGCAGCCTCTTCGATGATCTGGGAATATCCTTCTTCTTCAAGGTGCAAGGCCAGATCCTTGCCACCCGACTTGATGATGCGCCCCTTGTAGAGCACATGCACGCTATCGGGCACGATATGCTCGAGCAGGCGCTGGTAGTGGGTGATCACCAGGAAGGCGCGGTCGGCCTGCCGCAAGGCGTTGACGCCGTCGGAAACGATCTTCAGCGCGTCGATGTCCAGGCCGGAATCCGTCTCGTCCAGAACACAGAGCCTGGGCTCCAGCAGGGCCATCTGCAGGATTTCCGCGCGCTTCTTTTCGCCGCCCGAGAAGCCGACGTTCAAGGGCCGCTTCAGCATGTCGGAATCGATCCGCAGGGCCGCAGCGGCCTCTTTCACGCGACGCATGAAGTCAGGTGTCGTCAGTTCGGCCTCGCCGCGCGCCTTGCGCTGTGCGTTCAGCGCCGTCTTCAGGAACGTCATGGTGGCGACGCCCGGGATTTCCAGTGGGTACTGGAACGCCAGGAAGACGCCGGAAGCGGCGCGCTCGGCCGGATCCATCTCCAGGATGGACTCGCCATTATACAGGATGTCGCCTTCCGTGACCTCGTAGTCCTCGCGGCCGGCGAGAATGTAGGAGAGCGTCGACTTGCCCGAGCCGTTCGGCCCCATGATGGCGGCGACTTCGCCGGCCTTTACGCTCAGGTCCAGGCCGCGCAGGATCTCGGTGTCGGTATCGGCAACGCGCGCGTGAAGGTTCTTGATTTCCAGCATGATCGTCTTCTTCGTTCGATGTCTAAGGGCCGCGCGGCGCAGGGCGCTGCGGCCGGGTGCGATAGGGTTGCGAGCGCGCCGGCCTAGCCGACGCTGCCTTCGAGGCTGATGCCGATGAGCTTCTGCGCCTCGACGGCGAACTCCATCGGCAATTGCTGGATCACGTCCTTGACGAAGCCATTGACGATCAGCGCCACGGCCTCCTCCTCCGGGATGCCGCGCTGCATGCAGTAGAAGAGCTGGTCCTCGGAGATCTTCGACGTCGTCGCCTCGTGCTCGAACTGGGCGGTCGAGTTGCGCGCCTCGATGTAGGGCACCGTGTGCGCGCCGCAGTCCTCGCCGATCAGCAAGGAGTCGCACTGCGTGAAGTTGCGGGCATTGGACGCCTTGCGCAGGGCCGACACCTGCCCGCGATAGGTGTTGTTCGAGTTGCCGGCCGAGATACCCTTGGAGATGATCCGGCTGGAAGTGTTCTTGCCGATATGGATCATCTTGGTGCCGGAATCGATCTGCTGATAACCGTTCGAGACGGCGATCGAGTAGAACTCCCCGCGCGAATTGTCGCCACGCAGAATGCAGGAGGGATACTTCCAGGTGATGGCGGAGCCGGTCTCGACCTGCGTCCAGGAAATGCGCGAGTTGGCGCCACGGCAATCGCCCCGCTTGGTGACGAAGTTGTAGATGCCGCCCTTGCCTTCCTTGTCGCCCGGATACCAGTTCTGCACCGTCGAGTACTTGATCTCGGCATCGTCCAGCGCAATCAGCTCCACCACGGCGGCGTGCAACTGGTTTTCGTCGCGCTGCGGCGCCGTGCAGCCCTCCAGATAGGAGACGTAGGAACCCCTGTCGGCAATGATGAGGGTACGTTCGAACTGGCCGGTATTGCGCTCGTTGATGCGGAAATAGGTGGAAAGCTCCATCGGGCAGCGAACGCCCGGCGGCACGTAGACGAACGAACCGTCCGTGAAGACGGCCGAGTTCAGGGCCGCGAAGAAGTTGTCGCCGACGGGCACGACCGAGCCCAGATATTTCTGGACCAGGTCCGGGTGCTCGCGCACGGCCTCGGAGATGGGCATGAAGATCACGCCGGCCTTCTCCAGTTCCTTGCGGAAGGTGGTCGCCACCGAGACCGAATCGAACACCGCGTCGACCGCCACCTTGCGGTAGCCGCCCTCGACCGGCTCACCGGTCTCCTCGTCCAGGCGCGAAGGCTCGTCCGCCCTGCGGACACCGGCCAGGATCTCCTGCTCTTTCAAGGGGATGCCAAGCTTCTCGTATGTGCGCAGGATCTCCGGATCGACCTCATCCAGGGACGCCGGGCCCGACATCGACTTCGGCGCCGCATAGTAGTGGATGTCCTGAAAGTCGATTTCCGGATAGTCGAGGCGCGCCCAGCCCGGATTTTCCATCGTCTTCCAACGCTCGAACGCCTTCAGGCGCCAATCGAGCATCCACTGGGGCTCGTCCTTCTTCGCAGAGATGAACGCGATGATATCTTCGTTCAGGCCCTTGGGGGCAAGATCCATCTCGATCTTCGTCTCGAAGCCGTATTTGTACTGGTCCACGTCGATCCGGCGAACCTGATCGATGGTTTCCTGAACTGCTGGCATTCTCGTTTCTCCATTCTCGCCGGGGTCAAGGCCCGGTGGACGGCGTCTTGGCGTGCCATGCCTATAGCGGTAGTTTATAACCGTTCAAATAGTCATCGTCGCAAAAAAGTTGAATACCAGATTCCTCTTTTCTGGACAGCATGGCAATCACGCGGCGTCGGAACGGCCCTCCGCCGCGCCAAGACGCGCCAGGACACGCCTGGCTACATTGATGAATTGGTCGATATCCGCCTGTGTCGCGTCCGGGCCGAGACTGACGCGCAGGGCGCCCAAGGCCGGATCGGCGGGATAGCCGGCCTGCGCCATCGCCCTCAGCACATGGCTGGCCCCGACCTTGCCGGACGAGCAGGCAGAGCCTGCGGACACGGCGATTCCCTGCAGGTCGAAGGCGATCTGGGCGGTTTCGGCCCGCATCGCGGGATGGGTGAAGCTGATCGTATTGGGCAGGCGGTCGGCGCCCGCCCCCATGATGGATATCCCCGGCGCCATATCCTTGAGGACCGTCTCCAGCGCATCGCGCAGGGCGCGCACATGCGGCCATCCGTCGCCGGCCGTGGAGCCGGCATTCAGCGCCGCCGCCCCGAAGCCCGCGATCAGGGGCAGGCTTTCGGTTCCCCCGCGCCGCCCACGCTCCTGCCCGCCGCCGGTGAACAGCGCGTAAGGCCGGGTGTTCTCGTCCGCGAGCACCAGAGCACCGATCCCCTTGGGCCCGCCGAACTTGTGCGCCGACAGGACGGCCGCGTCGATGCCGGCCTCGCGCAGCGCCAGGGGGCGTCGACCGGCCAGTTGCACCGCGTCGGCGACCAGAAGCACATCGTGACCGGCCAGCGCAGCGCGCATCTCGGCAAGCGGCTGGATAACGCCGCTTTCGCCATTGGCCCAGGACACTGCCAGGATCGCCGGACGACCATCCAGGGCGTCGAGCCATTCCGAAAGCGCATCCAGCCGCACGACACCCGCGGCGTCGACGGGAAGCCGCGTCACTTCGTCGGCGCCGAAGCGGCCGCCGCCGCGCAGGCAGGGGTGGTCGGTTTCCAGGATGGCGAGTGCCTGTGCCCGCCACTCGTGACCGTCCTTCAGCCACAGAGGAGACAGCGCGGTGGTTGCCGCCTCCGTGGCTCCACTGGTGAAGACGACACCGTCCGGCGCCACGCCGCACAGGGCGGCGACCGCGTCTCGCGCCTTCTCGAGCACCGCCTTGGCGGCGCGCCCTTCCGCATGGATGGACGACGGGTTGCCGGGCATGTCCATGGCATCCAGCACAGCCTGCCGCGCCGCGGGCAAAACCACCGACGTTGCATTATGGTCGAAATAGATGCGCCCTGTCGCAGCAGGCATGGTCAATCGGCCCTCTGGAAGTCAAACTGCCAATGATCGAGCAAATTTCTTGAATTTGCGGCCCCGGAAGGACTACATAGCGCATTCCGTGGGGTCAGACAGTTTTGAATCTTTCTAACCTGCTGGACCCTAAGAGGCTGCGTTTCCTCCGTCAAGGCGCTGCCGAACCCGCGACGCCCGCTCGATAGGATTGCCAGACACTATGCCAGAAGTCATCTTCAACGGTCCCGCCGGTCGCCTTGAAGGCCGTTACCAGGCCGCCAAGGAGAAGAACGCCCCGATCGCCATCGTGCTGCATCCGCACCCGCGTTTCGGCGGCACGATGAACAACCAGATCGTCTATAATCTCTTCTACATGTTCCAGCAACGCGGCTTCACCGTGCTGCGTTTCAACTTCCGCGGCATCGGCCGCAGCCAGGGCGAGTTCGACCACGGCATGGGCGAGCTTTCGGACGCCGCCGCCGCGCTGGACTGGGTGCAGACGCTGCATCCCGATTCCAAGAATTGCTGGGTTGCCGGCTACTCGTTCGGTGCCTGGATCGGCATGCAGCTCCTGATGCGCCGCCCGGAAATCGAAGGCTTCATCTCGGTTGCGCCGCAGCCGAACAGCTACGATTTCTCCTTCCTTGCGCCCTGCCCGTCGTCCGGGCTCATCATCCATGGCGACAAGGACCGCGTCGCCCCCGGCAAGGATGTGCAGGGCCTGGTCGACAAGTTGAAGGCGCAGAAGGGCATCGTCATCACCCAGAAGACGTTGCCGGGCGCCAATCACTTCTTCAGCGAGCATGCGGACGAGTTGATGGCCGAGTGCTCCGAGTATCTCGACAGGCGTCTTGCCGGCGAGTTCGCCGATACGCGGCCCAAGCGCCTCAAATAGGCCTGGCCGGGCCCAAGCATCGTTGTCCCACACTCTGGAATGATCTCATTATGACCGGTTTCAAGTCCGACTTCCTGAACACGCTTTCGGAACGCGGCTTTATCTATCAGGGCTCCGACATGGAGGGGCTCGACAAGGTTGCGCTTGCGGGCGGGCTGACCGGCTATATCGGCTACGATGCAACGGCGGCCTCGCTGCATGTCGGCCATCTGCTGCAGATCATGATGCTGCGCTGGTTGCAGAAGACGGGCGGCCGCCCGATCGCGCTCATGGGCGGCGGCACCACCCGCATCGGCGACCCGAGCTTCCGGGACGACCAGCGCCCGCTGCTGGACGAGGCGGGCATTGCCCGCAACCTCGAGGGCATCAAGGGCGTCTTCGCCAAATATCTCGATTTCGATGGCCCTGCCCGCATGGTCAACAATGCGGAATGGCTCGACAAGCTGCAGTACATCGACTTCCTGCGCGATTACGGACGCCACTTCTCGGTCAACCGCATGCTGTCGTTCGAGAGCGTCAAGCAGCGGTTGGACAGGGACCAATCCCTTTCTTTCCTCGAATTCAACTACATGATCCTGCAGGCCTACGATTTCGTGGAACTGTACCGTCGCTTCGGATGCCGCGTGCAGATGGGCGGCTCGGACCAGTGGGGCAATATCGTCAACGGCATAGAGCTGACGCGCCGCACCGCCGAGGGCGAGGTCTTCGCCCTCACCTCGCCGCTCTTGACGACCTCGTCCGGCGCCAAGATGGGCAAGACCGCCGGCGGCGCGGTGTGGTTGAACGCCGACATGAAGAGCCCTTACGAGTTCTGGCAGTACTGGCGCAATACCGAGGATAGCGACGTGGAGCGCTTCCTGAAGCTGTTCACCGAACTGCCGATGGACGAGATCGCGCGTCTGGCCGCGCTGGGCGGATCGGAGATCAACGAGGCCAAGAAGGTCCTGGCGACGGAGGTGACGGCGCTCTGCCATGGCCGTACGCTGGCTGAAGAGGCGCAGGAGACGGCGCGCGCCACCTTCGAGGAAGGCGCGCTTGCCGAAAACCTGCCGACCATCTCCGTATCCGGCAACGAGCTGTCCGAAGGGGTCGGCATCCTGACGGCACTGGTGCGGGCCGGGCTTGCGACCTCCAACGGAGAGGCCCGCCGCCATATCCAGGGCGGGGCCGTGCGCGTCAACGACCAGCCCGTTGCCGACGACAAGGCCCGCATCGGCGATGGTGACCTTGCCGGCGGCGTCATCAAGCTGTCCCTCGGCCGCAAGAAGCACGTTCTGGTGCGGCCGGATCACTCGTAGGAGAAGATCTGCCGGAAGATGCCGGGCGCGATCAACGAGATCGGGTTGACCGTCAGTGTCGGAGAGCCGAACGGCCCGGACAGCCGGTAGGTTATGCCGATGAGGCCGCCCTCGTTGCCATTGCCCAGGATCTGCCCCACCAGCGGCAGGGCTCCGAAGACGCGGTTGATGC
This genomic window from Aureimonas sp. OT7 contains:
- the tyrS gene encoding tyrosine--tRNA ligase — encoded protein: MTGFKSDFLNTLSERGFIYQGSDMEGLDKVALAGGLTGYIGYDATAASLHVGHLLQIMMLRWLQKTGGRPIALMGGGTTRIGDPSFRDDQRPLLDEAGIARNLEGIKGVFAKYLDFDGPARMVNNAEWLDKLQYIDFLRDYGRHFSVNRMLSFESVKQRLDRDQSLSFLEFNYMILQAYDFVELYRRFGCRVQMGGSDQWGNIVNGIELTRRTAEGEVFALTSPLLTTSSGAKMGKTAGGAVWLNADMKSPYEFWQYWRNTEDSDVERFLKLFTELPMDEIARLAALGGSEINEAKKVLATEVTALCHGRTLAEEAQETARATFEEGALAENLPTISVSGNELSEGVGILTALVRAGLATSNGEARRHIQGGAVRVNDQPVADDKARIGDGDLAGGVIKLSLGRKKHVLVRPDHS
- the sufD gene encoding Fe-S cluster assembly protein SufD, producing MSAPIATKKTPAELRLIERAEAGTGQREALAALREAGLPSRRVEAWHYTDLRVLLDRAMQAGAPAGSDIESILAPLLPHSVVVEAGSAETISREGLSVAPSARIPEWNRALNHLDRPHDTIRVLNAALGATGTQVDIAAGANLTDAIELRAAPGAAGAQAFARVTVGKGARATFVERVSPSGPGSLSTLVGEVDLGDDADILWIVDQEKGSSETHLGQLTVRLGANSRLRMFVLNAGGALVRQEVHCETVGEGADIQIRGVNLLAEGQHVDVTTTLTHSVAHTTATEIFRNVVMGGQGVFQGMIKVAKGAQKTDARLACNSLLLSDDGDFFAKPELEIFADDVQCGHGATAGEIDANHLFYLMSRGIPEREARALLVKAFVDEVVEEIEHEDAVVALEARIDHWLATH
- the sufB gene encoding Fe-S cluster assembly protein SufB → MPAVQETIDQVRRIDVDQYKYGFETKIEMDLAPKGLNEDIIAFISAKKDEPQWMLDWRLKAFERWKTMENPGWARLDYPEIDFQDIHYYAAPKSMSGPASLDEVDPEILRTYEKLGIPLKEQEILAGVRRADEPSRLDEETGEPVEGGYRKVAVDAVFDSVSVATTFRKELEKAGVIFMPISEAVREHPDLVQKYLGSVVPVGDNFFAALNSAVFTDGSFVYVPPGVRCPMELSTYFRINERNTGQFERTLIIADRGSYVSYLEGCTAPQRDENQLHAAVVELIALDDAEIKYSTVQNWYPGDKEGKGGIYNFVTKRGDCRGANSRISWTQVETGSAITWKYPSCILRGDNSRGEFYSIAVSNGYQQIDSGTKMIHIGKNTSSRIISKGISAGNSNNTYRGQVSALRKASNARNFTQCDSLLIGEDCGAHTVPYIEARNSTAQFEHEATTSKISEDQLFYCMQRGIPEEEAVALIVNGFVKDVIQQLPMEFAVEAQKLIGISLEGSVG
- the sufC gene encoding Fe-S cluster assembly ATPase SufC; amino-acid sequence: MLEIKNLHARVADTDTEILRGLDLSVKAGEVAAIMGPNGSGKSTLSYILAGREDYEVTEGDILYNGESILEMDPAERAASGVFLAFQYPLEIPGVATMTFLKTALNAQRKARGEAELTTPDFMRRVKEAAAALRIDSDMLKRPLNVGFSGGEKKRAEILQMALLEPRLCVLDETDSGLDIDALKIVSDGVNALRQADRAFLVITHYQRLLEHIVPDSVHVLYKGRIIKSGGKDLALHLEEEGYSQIIEEAA
- a CDS encoding cysteine desulfurase family protein, whose translation is MPAATGRIYFDHNATSVVLPAARQAVLDAMDMPGNPSSIHAEGRAAKAVLEKARDAVAALCGVAPDGVVFTSGATEAATTALSPLWLKDGHEWRAQALAILETDHPCLRGGGRFGADEVTRLPVDAAGVVRLDALSEWLDALDGRPAILAVSWANGESGVIQPLAEMRAALAGHDVLLVADAVQLAGRRPLALREAGIDAAVLSAHKFGGPKGIGALVLADENTRPYALFTGGGQERGRRGGTESLPLIAGFGAAALNAGSTAGDGWPHVRALRDALETVLKDMAPGISIMGAGADRLPNTISFTHPAMRAETAQIAFDLQGIAVSAGSACSSGKVGASHVLRAMAQAGYPADPALGALRVSLGPDATQADIDQFINVARRVLARLGAAEGRSDAA
- a CDS encoding alpha/beta hydrolase, producing the protein MPEVIFNGPAGRLEGRYQAAKEKNAPIAIVLHPHPRFGGTMNNQIVYNLFYMFQQRGFTVLRFNFRGIGRSQGEFDHGMGELSDAAAALDWVQTLHPDSKNCWVAGYSFGAWIGMQLLMRRPEIEGFISVAPQPNSYDFSFLAPCPSSGLIIHGDKDRVAPGKDVQGLVDKLKAQKGIVITQKTLPGANHFFSEHADELMAECSEYLDRRLAGEFADTRPKRLK